In Pecten maximus chromosome 10, xPecMax1.1, whole genome shotgun sequence, one genomic interval encodes:
- the LOC117336625 gene encoding uncharacterized protein LOC117336625 codes for MGSFFSKDTSISKQIKRIWNEENYSPIPDGKSVGSKFNSWRAPVLEFGPLEDDLAVYLQEQVHIGHYEPSEESWQKCCKVVDVISQSFHVHLKKTALEFYPGLVLKDFIKQGSSREGLKIRNPEFDMILPFAIEGVNIRPVPTKDSDNNSIPALFKLKVLNPQVKHGSRYQLLRESGVFEKHGSEMFLNAINVKNRVMSSIMDITFSRIQEEMDKEVERDPYLFTLSKTITQSSVYRFKIKIKYGEDRRESVEIRIENATPNVIEFNVIPGFLLQPDSVPDPNSWFSMLGFNSSMECDKYAVMDWVQKGRHSVPYPTPQLLWTESTCGYEKYIIDVSRRTKSNLYILTACRIMKAYIDIFDQSSQLRIILPSYLMKNIAIHCILLRLEVSGVREALGCLMIFLEICLEKEFLSHFVYGNAHLSTMLSKSQTSDEQKRLNLFNNIPRTHFQEAKCSLRVMKGYLRGSFTESSHLNRQILQYFEELCSQSTGSENTSYSCALM; via the coding sequence ATGGGATCGTTTTTTTCAAAAGATACAAGCATAAGTAAACAGATTAAAAGGATATGGAATGAAGAAAATTACAGCCCTATCCCCGACGGAAAATCGGTAGGCAGCAAATTCAACAGCTGGAGAGCGCCTGTCTTGGAATTTGGTCCACTTGAAGACGATCTTGCTGTATATCTTCAGGAGCAAGTACATATAGGACATTACGAGCCGTCGGAGGAGTCTTGGCAGAAATGCTGCAAGGTAGTGGACGTCATATCTCAATCGTTTCATGTTCATCTGAAGAAAACCGCATTAGAGTTCTACCCGGGTCTCGTCCTGAAAGACTTTATAAAGCAGGGAAGCTCCCGAGAGGGTTTGAAAATTCGAAATCCGGAGTTTGATATGATTCTTCCATTCGCCATTGAGGGAGTAAATATTCGCCCTGTCCCAACCAAGGATAGCGATAACAACTCGATCCCAGCACTTTTTAAACTCAAAGTGTTGAACCCACAAGTTAAGCATGGTAGTCGATACCAATTGCTACGAGAAAGTGGCGTGTTTGAAAAGCATGGCTCTGAAATGTTCCTCAACGCAATAAACGTCAAGAATCGGGTTATGTCCTCCATCATGGATATCACATTTTCAAGGATTCAAGAAGAAATGGATAAAGAGGTCGAAAGGGATCCATATTTGTTCACTCTCAGCAAAACAATCACACAGTCATCTGTGTAcagattcaaaataaaaataaaatatggtgAAGACAGGAGGGAGAGTGTTGAAATTCGAATAGAAAACGCGACACCAAACGTCATTGAATTTAACGTTATTCCAGGATTTCTCCTTCAACCCGATTCTGTTCCTGATCCAAACAGCTGGTTTTCAATGTTGGGTTTCAATTCTTCAATGGAATGCGACAAATACGCTGTCATGGATTGGGTACAGAAAGGACGTCACTCCGTTCCTTATCCTACACCACAGCTGCTTTGGACAGAGAGTACCTGCGGTTACGAGAAGTATATCATCGACGTCAGTCGTAGGACCAAAAGTAACCTCTACATCCTAACGGCATGTAGGATAATGAAGGCCTACATTGACATCTTTGATCAATCCTCACAACTTCGCATTATTCTACCATCATACCTCATGAAGAACATAGCAATTCACTGTATTCTTCTTCGGCTAGAAGTATCAGGCGTCAGGGAGGCTCTTGGATGCTTGATGATTTTTCTTGAGATATGTCTTGAAAAAGAGTTCCTGTCGCATTTCGTCTATGGTAATGCTCATTTGTCGACCATGTTATCAAAATCACAAACAAGTGACGAACAGAAACGTCTTAACCTTTTTAACAATATCCCTCGTACCCACTTTCAGGAGGCTAAATGTTCATTGAGAGTGATGAAAGGTTATTTACGAGGCTCGTTTACCGAAAGTTCACATCTCAATAGACAAATTCTCCAATATTTCGAAGAGCTCTGCAGTCAGAGTACAGGTAGTGAAAACACCAGTTACAGCTGCGCACTAATGTGA